From the genome of Pseudomonas bubulae:
CGGCATTTTTGATCCGGCTGTCGGCCTCAAATGCAGCGGCTTCGCAGGCCAGGGCCTTTTCAATGGCCTGCTCGGGGGTGATGTCCCAGGTGTGGAACACATCAAAGTCTTTCAGTTCACGGGCCATCAGGCTGGCATCGGCCAAACCCGAGCTTTCGTCTTCCGAGGTGTGTTTGGCAATCGCCAGGGCGGCGGCGACGGTTTCGCGGATGGCATCCGGGCCGGTGGCCGAGGTGCTGGCCGAGCCTTTGCGCTGGCCTACATAGAGGGTGATGCCAAAACCCTGGTCACGGTTGAACTCTACGGTTTCAACTTCGCGCTGACGTACCGAGGTCGACAACCCCTGCTCCAGCGACACGGCGACTTCACAGGCGCTGGCACCCTGGCGCCTGGCTTCGGCGATGATTTGCTCGACCTGTTCCTGCAGTGCCGGCAAGGCCTGCGGGCCGACGCTTTGAACTGCACTCATGGTTTTCTCCACTCAAATTCTGTTTTCGGCAGGGCCGCCGAGCGACCGGGCCGGACAAGCGGCCCCCGACTGGTTATCATGGCGGCGTTTCTTTGCGGACTGCCACCATGGTTGATTCTTACGACGACGCCTTCGACGGCGAAAAAAGCAAATCGCAGGTCAAACGCGAGCTTCATGCTCTGGTTGATCTGGGCGAGCGTCTCACGACACTCAAGCCTGACTTGCTGAACAAAATGCCCCTGACTGACGCTATGCGTAAGGCTTTGGCAGATGCTCCAAAACACACGGCTCATATTGCGCGCAAGCGCCATATGATGTTCATCGGCAAACTGATGCGCGATCAACCGCTTGACGAAATTCTTGCCTTGATCGATCAAGTCGATGCCTCTTCTCGCCAGTACAACGAACGTTTTCACAACCTCGAGCGCTGGCGTGATCGCCTGATCGAGGGTGATGACGCTGTACTGGAAAAGTTTGTTGCCGAGTTCCCTGAAGCCGACCGCCAGCAAATGCGTTCGGTGATACGTCAGGCCAAACACGAGCTGGCTCATAACAAGGCACCGGCTTCAAGCCGCAAATTGTTCAAGTACATCCGTGGGTTGGACGAGACTCAACGCGGTCTGCGTTAAGCCTCGTACCCGTGAAGGTTGCCTGGCAACCTTCACGGGGCCTCCCCTCAACCGCCCGTACCGCCTACAGTGATCGCGTCAATCTTCAGGGTTGGCTGGCCGACACCTACCGGCACCGACTGCCCATCCTTGCCACACGTGCCTACGCCGCTGTCCAGCGACAGATCGT
Proteins encoded in this window:
- the yjgA gene encoding ribosome biogenesis factor YjgA; the encoded protein is MVDSYDDAFDGEKSKSQVKRELHALVDLGERLTTLKPDLLNKMPLTDAMRKALADAPKHTAHIARKRHMMFIGKLMRDQPLDEILALIDQVDASSRQYNERFHNLERWRDRLIEGDDAVLEKFVAEFPEADRQQMRSVIRQAKHELAHNKAPASSRKLFKYIRGLDETQRGLR